A stretch of the Panicum virgatum strain AP13 chromosome 9N, P.virgatum_v5, whole genome shotgun sequence genome encodes the following:
- the LOC120687826 gene encoding uncharacterized protein LOC120687826, translated as MINLFDLSVGSSAKVASRDGSPVRGTQSERKEYNGSKTVTGYTRRSSSDRSSGTPMKMLIAQEMAKEGDTSQKTTNVVARLMGLDGNVDLPKHPPSNRRGFPDGHLSATLARANNQIPVGKRASSMEEVEYKDVYEVGYQPPRGEYLSSESPRRPYEDHDKRRMDLVRQKFVEAKRLASHDNLLQSKEFHDALEVLNSNKDLFLKFLEEPNSLFAKQSGELHAAPTSPQRKRITVLKPSKPVDTKGDKEIKRQKNHALDGNRAERNNNHKSDAAHLKVERLPKHTRIVVLKPTSMIASMEQFEQCYHADLDDSEAPAVSRHLSDEIDWPMHGMRRRHYESLQGCIQSNTFSAGRPYDQYAEDEGTSLCDSNIGTPTSHHSWDYIYRFSNPYFGSSLSHASCSPESHVTREAKKYTSDRWAIVPSSEITQEKVPVRRSLSTLGEMLAMPDMKKEDVADQASPDVTRQLCSNEPTVGVSSNCVVDDGEGESSLRKISRSRSVPVSSLAFDSLRLDGRCSDAQHKESTVTKEVKPKNGKSSLKGKISSFFSKRKKAEKVKVSPTPVGTPNNQVLSASTAEIDKSDVPEHVCTTLQDGVALGYLEERFENELTVVPVDELEAPSTSKSLVSLEKALSFEIHNSHFDQPSPTSVLDAQFEDVNEKSPVSSESEITVKQEPLSRSLPIGSIARTLSWDDASQEAPLCCAQDDSHDREQYEFVEKILTSAGFCNEKAKDIFVRWHSLDCPLDPVVFDQLLERKVEDAKCRERRSNQRLLIDSVNAALLDIGQSKLWGAYPCTARYSNAPRVATCDVLVTDEAWRLIKSWLLDDENDIAGLGDHAGLAADWVVGKEIHGKGWSEMLRLEVDEISKEICGDVLNKLVGEAFSELTDAGCH; from the exons ATGATCAACCTCTTTGATTTGAGCGTTGGATCCAGTGCCAAGGTCGCCTCCAGAGATG GCTCTCCGGTGAGAGGAACTCAATCAGAACGGAAGGAGTACAACGGATCAAAGACA GTGACTGGCTACACAAGGAGGAGCTCGTCGGATAGATCAAGTGGTACGCCAATGAAAATGCTGATAGCTCAGGAAATGGCTAAGGAGGGTGACACGAGTCAGAAGACAACTAATGTTGTGGCAAGGCTGATGGGGCTTGATGGCAATGTGGATCTTCCTAAGCATCCACCTTCTAACAGGAGGGGTTTTCCGGATGGCCATTTGTCTGCTACATTGGCAAGAGCTAACAACCAAATTCCAGTCGGAAAACGTGCAAGTTCAATGGAAGAGGTGGAGTACAAGGATGTCTATGAAGTTGGATACCAGCCACCAAGAGGTGAATATCTGAGCAGTGAATCTCCAAGGAGGCCATATGAAGATCATGACAAGCGAAGGATGGATCTTGTCCGGCAGAAATTTGTTGAAGCAAAGCGGCTAGCATCACATGATAATCTCCTCCAGTCAAAGGAATTTCATGATGCTCTTGAAGTCCTGAATTCAAACAAAGATTTGTTTCTCAAATTTCTTGAAGAACCGAACTCGCTCTTTGCAAAGCAATCTGGAGAACTTCATGCTGCACCAACATCACCTCAGAGAAAACGCATTACTGTGTTGAAGCCCTCGAAACCAGTGGACACAAAGGGTGACAAAGAAATTAAAAGGCAAAAAAACCATGCACTTGATGGGAACAGAGCAGAAAGGAACAATAATCACAAGTCTGATGCTGCTCATTTGAAAGTTGAAAGACTTCCGAAACACACCCGGATAGTGGTCTTGAAACCTACCTCGATGATTGCTTCTATGGAGCAATTTGAGCAATGTTATCATGCCGATCTGGATGATTCTGAAGCACCTGCTGTATCAAGGCATTTGAGTGATGAGATAGATTGGCCAATGCACGGAATGCGTCGACGCCACTATGAATCTTTGCAAGGTTGCATACAGTCAAATACTTTTAGCGCAGGTAGACCATATGATCAATATGCTGAAGATGAGGGCACTAGCTTATGTGACTCGAATATCGGAACTCCAACATCACACCATTCTTGGGATTACATCTACCGGTTTAGCAATCCTTACTTTGGCTCATCTTTGAGCCATGCTTCTTGTTCCCCGGAGTCACATGTGACTAGGGAGGCTAAGAAATATACTTCTGACAGATGGGCAATTGTTCCATCCAGTGAGATAACCCAGGAAAAGGTGCCAGTGCGAAGAAGTTTGAGCACACTTGGTGAAATGCTTGCTATGCCTGATATgaagaaagaagatgttgcTGATCAAGCATCTCCGGATGTTACCAGACAGTTATGCAGCAATGAGCCAACAGTTGGTGTATCATCTAATTGtgttgttgatgatggtgaGGGAGAAAGCTCCCTAAGGAAGATCTCAAGGTCAAGATCTGTTCCAGTCTCTTCATTAGCTTTTGACAGCCTAAGGTTAGATGGTAGATGTTCAGATGCTCAACATAAAGAATCTACAGTGACGAAGGAGGTCAAACCTAAGAATGGGAAGTCATCTCTGAAGGGAAAGATATCGAGTTTCTTCTCAAAACGTAAGAAAGCAGAAAAAGTGAAGGTTAGCCCAACTCCCGTGGGAACCCCGAATAATCAAGTTTTGTCAGCCAGTACTGCTGAAATTGATAAATCAGATGTTCCAGAACATGTTTGTACTACCTTACAAGATGGGGTTGCTTTGGGCTATTTGGAAGAGCGGTTCGAGAATGAACTAACTGTAGTTCCAGTTGATGAACTTGAAGCACCCTCTACTTCTAAG TCTCTAGTTTCCCTTGAAAAGGCACTGTCATTTGAGATTCACAATTCTCACTTCGATCAGCCTAGCCCTACATCAGTTCTTGATGCACAGTTTGAGGATGTCAATGAGAAATCCCCCGTTTCATCAGAGAGCGAAATTACTGTTAAACAAG AACCTCTATCCAGGTCGCTTCCAATTGGATCGATTGCAAGGACCTTATCATGGGATGATGCTTCTCAAGAAGCTCCATTGTGTTGTGCTCAAGATGATAGCCATGATCGAGAACAATATGAGTTTGTCGAGAAGATTCTAACGTCTGCTGGGTTCTGTAATGAGAAGGCCAAAGATATCTTTGTTAGGTGGCATTCACTTGACTGCCCTTTGGACCCAGTTGTGTTTGACCAACTGTTGGAACGCAAAGTGGAAGATGCCAAGTGCAGAGAGAGACGGTCAAACCAGAGGCTCCTCATTGATTCTGTCAATGCTGCCCTACTAGACATTGGTCAAAGTAAACTTTGGGGTGCATACCCTTGCACTGCACGGTATTCCAATGCACCGAGAGTTGCTACATGTGATGTGCTAGTAACCGATGAAGCATGGAGGTTAATAAAAAGTTGGCTCCTCGATGATGAGAACGATATTGCCGGTTTGGGAGACCATGCAGGCCTTGCAGCGGATTGGGTTGTCGGTAAGGAGATTCATGGGAAAGGGTGGTCTGAAATGCTGAGGTTGGAGGTGGATGAAATCAGCAAGGAGATATGTGGGGATGTCCTGAACAAGTTGGTTGGGGAGGCATTTTCAGAGCTTACTGATGCTGGGTGCCATTGA